A region from the Triticum aestivum cultivar Chinese Spring chromosome 3D, IWGSC CS RefSeq v2.1, whole genome shotgun sequence genome encodes:
- the LOC123079458 gene encoding probable E3 ubiquitin-protein ligase RHC1A, which produces MSNRATHWCYACRRPIRLRGQEIICPNCNDGFIQEISEIGGALNNYGMFGPRFDDRLDGRFGMMDAMSALMRRRMAEMSSNPVFDPNAAWASTTQGRPSPIGPRLIFGSNMPAQGSEDSGVNVLVRGGRRIGADRPNFSGFLVGGPSLEALFEQLLLQTGNRQGPAPAPQSAIDSMPVVRITRRHLSDDPVCPVCTDRFEVGSEAREMPCKHLYHASCIIPWLVQHNSCPVCRHPLPPQRGSDNNAARPQPSAHASEAVNRGVTGAGADPGPVTRNGGDDRGSPFSFLWPFGSSSPGPSSYQYGGGGGEPAPAVYNDDPGQITYSEWHYDP; this is translated from the coding sequence ATGTCAAACAGAGCCACACATTGGTGTTATGCCTGCCGTCGGCCAATTCGTCTTCGTGGCCAAGAGATAATCTGCCCGAATTGCAATGATGGCTTCATACAAGAGATCAGTGAGATAGGAGGCGCTTTGAACAACTACGGTATGTTTGGGCCACGCTTCGATGATCGCCTAGATGGACGATTTGGAATGATGGATGCTATGTCTGCCCTCATGCGTCGACGGATGGCAGAAATGAGCAGCAATCCTGTGTTTGATCCTAATGCAGCTTGGGCAAGTACCACACAAGGAAGGCCGTCCCCGATTGGCCCTAGGCTGATATTCGGCAGCAACATGCCTGCTCAGGGGAGCGAGGACAGCGGAGTAAACGTGCTTGTCAGGGGAGGCCGCAGAATCGGCGCTGACCGTCCAAACTTCAGCGGCTTCCTTGTCGGTGGCCCCAGCCTCGAAGCTCTGTTCGAGCAGCTGCTACTGCAGACCGGCAACCGTCAAGGGCCGGCGCCGGCTCCACAGTCTGCAATCGACTCCATGCCGGTGGTGAGGATAACCCGCAGGCATCTGAGCGATGATCCAGTCTGCCCAGTCTGTACGGACAGATTTGAAGTTGGCTCGGAGGCGAGGGAGATGCCGTGCAAGCACCTGTACCATGCCAGCTGCATCATCCCCTGGTTGGTTCAGCACAACTCCTGCCCAGTTTGCCGCCACCCGCTGCCGCCGCAGCGAGGATCAGACAACAATGCAgcccgcccacaaccttcggcccACGCCAGCGAAGCCGTGAACCGTGGGGTCACCGGTGCCGGAGCCGACCCTGGGCCTGTCACGAGGAACGGCGGCGACGACAGAGGGAGCCCTTTCTCGTTCCTCTGGCCGTTTGGGTCGTCGAGCCCCGGTCCCAGTTCTTACCAGTACGGAGGAGGCGGGGGTGAGCCTGCGCCTGCGGTTTACAACGACGACCCTGGCCAGATAACCTACTCTGAGTGGCACTATGATCCGTGA
- the LOC123079457 gene encoding 4-diphosphocytidyl-2-C-methyl-D-erythritol kinase, chloroplastic isoform X1 produces MVCSAHLLSQSLYQSHRSCPAPSKHLRFQARPAAAASAGVSSSSGTRSQRSPSVRVAASAEQGRKKIELTYDAQAKFNQLADQIDKDVGITRLNLFSPCKINVFLRITGKRPDGFHDLASLFHVVSLGDTIKFSLSPSKSKDRLSTNVAGVPVDDSNLIIRALDLYRKKTGTDKHFWIHLDKKVPTGAGLGGGSSNAATALWAANQFSGGIASEKDLQEWSGEIGSDIPFFFSRGAAYCTGRGEIVQDIPNLLPENLPMVLIKPPEACATAEVYKRLRLDQTSKADPLALLKEITQNGISQDVCVNDLEPPAFEVLRSLKKLKKRFIASNRGDYSAVFMSGSGSTIVGIGSPDPPAFVYDDDDYKDVFVSEARFLTREENEWYREPMSSNATFSKEDSLSEAAPVVD; encoded by the exons ATGGTTTGCTCCGCTCATCTTCTCTCGCAGAGCCTGTACCAGTCCCACCGCTCCTGCCCGGCCCCGTCCAAGCACCTCCGGTTCCAGGCCCGACCCGCGGCGGCGGCTTCCGCCGGCGTCAGCTCCAGCTCCGGCACCAGGAGCCAACGGTCTCCAAGCGTAAGAGTCGCCGCGTCGGCCGAGCAAGGGAGGAAGAAAATCGAG CTTACGTATGACGCACAAGCCAAGTTTAACCAGCTAGCCGACCAGATTGATAAGGATGTAGGGATTACACGGCTCAACCTGTTTTCACCTTGCAAA ATTAATGTCTTCTTGAGGATAACCGGGAAGAGACCAGATGGGTTCCATGACCTGGCTTCTCTGTTTCAC GTGGTTAGTTTGGGTGATACTATCAAATTCTCACTGTCGCCAAGTAAGAGCAAAGATCGGCTATCAACCAATGTTGCAGGTGTCCCAGTTGATGATAGTAACCTG ATCATCAGGGCACTTGACCTTTACCGCAAGAAAACTGGCACTGATAAGCACTTTTGG ATACATCTTGATAAGAAGGTCCCAACTGGTGCTGGTCTTGGTGGAGGAAGCAGTAATGCTGCAACTGCACTATGGGCTGCTAACCAGTTTAGTGGTGGCATTGCTTCAGAAAAAGATCTTCAAGAATGGTCTGGtgagattggatcagatatccccTTCTTCTTTTCACGAGGAGCAGCATATTGTACCGGCAGAGGAGAG ATTGTCCAAGATATTCCAAACCTGTTGCCAGAGAATCTGCCAATGGTTCTAATAAAGCCACCTGAAGCATGCGCAACTGCTGAAGTTTACAAG CGACTCCGGTTAGACCAGACTAGTAAAGCTGATCCTCTGGCTTTGCTCAAGGAGATTACGCAAAACGGAATATCACAAGATGTCTGTGTAAATGATCTAG AGCCTCCAGCTTTTGAGGTGTTGCGTTCACTAAAGAAGTTGAAGAAACGATTTATTGCATCCAACCGGGGAGATTACAGCGCTGTTTTTATGTCAGGAAG TGGAAGCACTATAGTTGGAATTGGTTCCCCAGATCCACCTGCGTTTGTGTATGACGATGATGACTACAAGGATGTTTTTGTGTCAG AGGCTCGCTTCCTCACTCGCGAGGAGAATGAGTGGTACAGGGAACCAATGTCATCGAATGCCACGTTTAGCAAAGAAGATTCACTGTCAGAGGCAGCACCAGTCGTGGACTGA
- the LOC123079457 gene encoding 4-diphosphocytidyl-2-C-methyl-D-erythritol kinase, chloroplastic isoform X2, which translates to MVCSAHLLSQSLYQSHRSCPAPSKHLRFQARPAAAASAGVSSSSGTRSQRSPSVRVAASAEQGRKKIEINVFLRITGKRPDGFHDLASLFHVVSLGDTIKFSLSPSKSKDRLSTNVAGVPVDDSNLIIRALDLYRKKTGTDKHFWIHLDKKVPTGAGLGGGSSNAATALWAANQFSGGIASEKDLQEWSGEIGSDIPFFFSRGAAYCTGRGEIVQDIPNLLPENLPMVLIKPPEACATAEVYKRLRLDQTSKADPLALLKEITQNGISQDVCVNDLEPPAFEVLRSLKKLKKRFIASNRGDYSAVFMSGSGSTIVGIGSPDPPAFVYDDDDYKDVFVSEARFLTREENEWYREPMSSNATFSKEDSLSEAAPVVD; encoded by the exons ATGGTTTGCTCCGCTCATCTTCTCTCGCAGAGCCTGTACCAGTCCCACCGCTCCTGCCCGGCCCCGTCCAAGCACCTCCGGTTCCAGGCCCGACCCGCGGCGGCGGCTTCCGCCGGCGTCAGCTCCAGCTCCGGCACCAGGAGCCAACGGTCTCCAAGCGTAAGAGTCGCCGCGTCGGCCGAGCAAGGGAGGAAGAAAATCGAG ATTAATGTCTTCTTGAGGATAACCGGGAAGAGACCAGATGGGTTCCATGACCTGGCTTCTCTGTTTCAC GTGGTTAGTTTGGGTGATACTATCAAATTCTCACTGTCGCCAAGTAAGAGCAAAGATCGGCTATCAACCAATGTTGCAGGTGTCCCAGTTGATGATAGTAACCTG ATCATCAGGGCACTTGACCTTTACCGCAAGAAAACTGGCACTGATAAGCACTTTTGG ATACATCTTGATAAGAAGGTCCCAACTGGTGCTGGTCTTGGTGGAGGAAGCAGTAATGCTGCAACTGCACTATGGGCTGCTAACCAGTTTAGTGGTGGCATTGCTTCAGAAAAAGATCTTCAAGAATGGTCTGGtgagattggatcagatatccccTTCTTCTTTTCACGAGGAGCAGCATATTGTACCGGCAGAGGAGAG ATTGTCCAAGATATTCCAAACCTGTTGCCAGAGAATCTGCCAATGGTTCTAATAAAGCCACCTGAAGCATGCGCAACTGCTGAAGTTTACAAG CGACTCCGGTTAGACCAGACTAGTAAAGCTGATCCTCTGGCTTTGCTCAAGGAGATTACGCAAAACGGAATATCACAAGATGTCTGTGTAAATGATCTAG AGCCTCCAGCTTTTGAGGTGTTGCGTTCACTAAAGAAGTTGAAGAAACGATTTATTGCATCCAACCGGGGAGATTACAGCGCTGTTTTTATGTCAGGAAG TGGAAGCACTATAGTTGGAATTGGTTCCCCAGATCCACCTGCGTTTGTGTATGACGATGATGACTACAAGGATGTTTTTGTGTCAG AGGCTCGCTTCCTCACTCGCGAGGAGAATGAGTGGTACAGGGAACCAATGTCATCGAATGCCACGTTTAGCAAAGAAGATTCACTGTCAGAGGCAGCACCAGTCGTGGACTGA
- the LOC123079459 gene encoding uncharacterized protein yields MAAEARAEGSGPPAPPPLPVPEKRPAPVDGREEERPGTKRRRASVAALDGVPCAAAKGADGEADGNRDGGSSFSFQHSRGGFVALETTPKFGSFNPPVAAEQEALHPEDSPVVKEEGDTASATGVEVGKDGSSQSVAAVDDQGRRHPGRQTESER; encoded by the coding sequence ATGGCGGCGGAGGCCCGGGCCGAGGGCTCCGGGCCGCCCGCGCCCCCTCCGCTGCCCGTCCCCGAGAAGCGCCCGGCCCCGGTAGACGGCCGGGAGGAGGAGCGGCCCGGGACGAAGCGGCGCCGCGCGAGCGTCGCGGCGCTCGACGGCGTGCCCTGCGCCGCGGCCAAGGGCGCGGACGGCGAGGCGGACGGGAACCGTGACGGCGGCTCGTCCTTCTCCTTCCAGCACTCGCGCGGCGGTTTCGTGGCGCTGGAGACGACGCCCAAGTTCGGGTCATTCAACCCGCCGGTGGCCGCCGAGCAGGAGGCCCTCCACCCGGAAGATTCACCGGTTGTGAAGGAGGAGGGGGATACGGCCTCGGCCACCGGAGTTGAGGTTGGCAAAGACGGAAGTTCGCAGTCAGTGGCGGCGGTGGACGATCAGGGCCGTCGCCATCCGGGAAGACAAACTGAATCGGAACGATGA